Sequence from the Ziziphus jujuba cultivar Dongzao chromosome 9, ASM3175591v1 genome:
ggtGTGTAAaccttttatatacatatatatatatataaatataaatataaatattttattaattatcacaTCATGTCAAATATATCATTCACAAATATTAtgggtttcaaattaatttagtaatataaggtggtattattttattggtttgtaTTGAAGTTCAATTATCAATTTAAAGgcctatttatttatattaattttttaaccaataaaataataacatattatCACATCAGTTGATAAACAAGTTAATATATTTAGCATTACTAATTAATAGTATGTATATTCTCAGAGACAATTCTAGTGCAAACTTCACCATTTCGTCCTGTATAAACTTGAATTCCATTCTCCTTattctccaaaaaaataataataatataataacaaatttaGACATATGATGATGAAAAGTTTTAATTATAATAGTCATTTTTCATGctacaattttgtattttactCTCATGGGGATGGTTTATAGGGTTCATAACCTCTTATTATAAGATGCTTGTCTAGCTAACATTTTGATTCGACTCTACCCAATTTTTTCTGGTTCACCCCCAACAATTTTCACTTGTTTGACTTTGTTGAGTAGTTTTTGGGCATCTAGTGGACCTCTCATAAGGTATTTTTCATGTGGTCAACTTCTTTGCATTTAGTTTCAAACACCTATTGCTCTAACTAATTATCCTCTCTTCCAAATGTGATTTCTAtgctgtattttttttatttccctcTATTAAGcttataattatatgaaaatgtctacaatttgaagaaaatatcaaGGTAactggatttaacaaaaaacataaaacaaaaaatcagaaAACAGAAACATTACCAAAACCAGTACAGCACATTCACATTATACAAATCTAATTGCTTGAGAGAGAGTGTTTAGCTTACCTTAGAAGATATACTGTTATGGATATTAAAAATAGGATTCACATgctaatcttttatttatttattttgttaacatGCTAATAACTGTTCACTTGGTTTCAACGTTccgttaatttatttttaatttttacaaaagtataaaatctaatatttcaaaactaAACTTGTATGGataaccaattatatatatgagagCATTTGGATCTTAATCTTAGAATTCACATTAGCACGTATCTTAGGATAAGCTGAAAACTATCTCCAGAGATACCAATTACATGTATGGAGTTTATTTCTTATCAAGTTAATATGATAAATCAACCttttaaatatatctatatatatatatatatatatttggttataatcAACCTTTTAGATTTAGTTTTAGAAATATGCCCAacctaattaaataaacaatattacCGAAAAGGATTTGAATGTTTCAAATCCAacgattattattataaatcttagtataatattattatgccAATTAAATAAGAAACTTGTTGAATTTATATACAATCAGTCTTGTATCAAATCAATCTAATAATACTATACTAAAAATAGATGAAATCAACTCACTATattaagtttaaaaaatatgtcaaaTCCAATTAAATAAGTTTAAACAAATTCATCAgctgtgattaaaaaccttaacaTATTGTTATAAGGTTAACTTAATAAAAGACTTAGCATATTGTTATAAGGTTAACTTAATAAAAGActttttgtacatatatattgacaattgccttaaataataatttcaaaatgtatttgtttttttttttttttgggtaagtaataataattttaaaatttagggaATAAATGTAGCAACAAGGCACGTGTCTTGTATTGCTATTTGTTATTTATGTTGAGAACGTTTGGGATGTATCAACTGATAACCCTCAGGTTTGGCAGGTCATTATATATCTAACTAATCAAAAACCAATGAAGATACATTGGGATAAATATACAGTGATAATCAATGATAATCAAcggataaatttaaaatgattaatttttttactaaaattttgatatatatgatatgacatcatttaaatggtttatttttccatatatatatggcaatatcaatttaacattattaaaaaactgttatataattgattatcaaaattttgataaaaaaaatttgatatttataatattactcTAATCAATTTAGTTAActttcatatttataaattcatatacaaaataattttatagtatAGACATCCACGTATAAAGATAGAAATCTCTTCATATAGTACGATaaactttacatatatatatatatatatatatatggagttaAGGTTGATATGATATTATTGTGAGTTCAGGTTTATGTGAAGTGCTAACTATGACAGATCCCTGCATGCAGTGAAGTGATAATGGCCAAATGAAACAATCTTAAATTCTCAATTAACTAAAGAAAAAGGAGATCTAATAAAAAGCCAGCTCTTCATGATGAAAACTTGACCACATAAAGTACCTTGAAAATGAATGACGTGCACATATACGTTTTAATTCTCATTTCCTCTTTCTTTCACGTTTGTCCCGCTTACATTAAATAATCTCCCCCATTCTTTCTCCAAATCAAATtctcattaattaattccaacCTCAGAAATTTTcatcatacattttttttttcccgtcaCAATTTCGTGCAAACAATTTGTTAGAAATGCCAAGGATAAAATCAAGGAAAATGAAGTTAAAACATAATGATATCATTCTCCATTCATAATTCTGTCTATTTgctttaaaacataaatttgtaaaagcgttttcattattattttaaacaaaatacaaattaaagtcCCATAGCCGTGGTCCACACAAATAAAACCTTTGTTTGGCTTAAAAACATAAGTAATCCGAatatatttggattaattagcAGTGTGATCAAAAAGAACTAAGCCaaaaatttaacatattataGAAGATATATAGGATTGAAAAAACCCCTGTATTCTACCATGAATATAACGAACATCCACATGTacacaaacataaatacaatatacatatataaagtcCCACACGCAAATGCACAGAAACTTATGGTTGAATTTGTGGTGAACTTTTTTGCTTTACAGAATATATATCTATCTTTCCAAGTGTAAAAAACTGTCAAAGCAAGCAATCAAGCCAAGCAAGCAAATCGTCCTATCTAGCAAGCTACGTCTGTGATTCTCTCTTGGATATGTGCTTCTTATTGGACAACATTATATTTGCTTTTAACTTTTTGGCTACTATTTTTCCAAATAGCTAGCTTTTGGAGCTGGCCAAACAAGGCATACCCACAAGTGTTTCTGTTCCTTAATTCTCAATatcttatattaaaatataataattgacAGATTATTCCAGATAGGACGCTCcccttctatttatttatttatttttaaagtaaaaagagaataaatattataataaaacaaaaataaatataatatgtgtgtCTCTGTTTGAGAAGATGATAAGCACAAAAAGATGTCTGTCAAGGCCGCGATTGGAGGAACCGGCCGCGCTCACACGCCACGCATCATATTCATACTTTAGTCTTGACCCATCCATGTACATGTCGGTTTTGATTAGTATTTTCTGTAAAAATGTATTCGTATTCATCTAaaagatatttattatttgcaaactcatcaaagaaaaaacatttttttagtaAATAGTTTTTGTTTCTAATCCTTTCGAAAAGTAACcaaaaacaataatagtaataataattgttgggttaaaatttttttcctttttttctgaaaaaataaaaaattaatttttttttgctattaattaaaaatacaaaacaagaaaccaaaacCACAAAAGGATTCctttagaatttcttttttagGAAGTCATACTAAAAGCATTCCAAACATTTCATTAATAGACTAGCTAAtagttttaccaaaaaaagaaaaaatagactAACAGGACAAATTGCTAATTGAAACCTAATtccatttttcttcctttgagCAATGTGATGTTGTATTAGGTTGAAAGTtcataaaactaaaaaagtCTGTGAACAATCCGTGTCCTTCTTGACATCTCATCacagtaaaaaaattttaaccaaaCCAATAAAAACCAATTGattaatccaatccaattgcaTTGGTTTTAtcatcaattattattttaaaatcaatcaaTCCAAAccgatataataatataattaatttttaattggtaaatttttaactattagtatgtaatatgcaaaaaaaaaaaaaagaatatatatattaacaatttatgtttttaatttatgaaattgttatattaatttagtaaaattttacttttgagtattttaaaacatatgaaaaaaaaattaaatggagacATAATATTAATGTGTATttcaatacatttttaaatatatgaaaaaaaaattaaatagagaaaTAATATTAATGTGTATTTCAACACATTGAATACGACCAATCAACACGGAACTTAGTTGAATTGgattgagaaataaaaaaaccaaagtgAATAAAATTGGTTGAATCATTTGCCAAGGACTATTGGATTGTATGAACAAACCTCAAAttacatacaaaaataaataggatttccattatttaaaaaaaaaaaagaaaaaggaaggaacAAATTACAACCATGCTTTTACTCCACCGTGTTGACATATAAGTAGGAAGGAGAGAAATTTAATACTcctatatacgtatatatatttttatatattaaaaagaaagtaGTGTCCTAAGGCACGCAAAAGATGTCGCCAAAATGTGTAATGTGGAATCATAATTATGCTAACATGTGCATTAAAGGCAAAATATGTGCCTACAACCACATGGGAATATCCGTGTCTCACCCCATGTTATCACACCCCCTTCCTACCATGCCCTCTGCACTACGCACCACCAGTGCCCACCATCACCATGTCAATGCCCGCAGCTGTACCTTCTCTGTTCACGCGGCTATCCACCCCCCTTATACGACCTCGTTTACTTGGATTATTTCCCAGTcaatttcttgaattttcttttttgaattcaTAAATGAGAAGACCAAAACCAAAGACTACCTTGACTTCATCATCATTATTGGGTTTcttaattttgtgttttctttattttttggatttatattttagtttaattaaataAGAGAAACTATACGATttataagagaaaaaatatacataatatatatatatatatatatacacacacatatatccagaataaaaattgaattgaataataaatCGGCCAAATAATACACTAATTTATGGAGTTTTACAGAGGCAAATTAATGAACAAATTTTCCCTGTACAGAAACAATCATCAATAAGCGAAAGTCAAcacaaaccacaaaaaaaaaaaaaaaaaaaaaaaaaaaatcatgaattgtttttttttcttttttccaaactGTAATTCTTCAATCTTGAAGATAATTCAACAACCGTGGTTTCTTCAACGGCAAAGGGCTCTCCGCCTCTTGGTCACCGGGAAGTTGAATTCTCCTACCGACGTCAAGAAATTCCGGAAAGGCAGGCAGATTCAGGTCGAAACCACGGTGGCTCTGACTAAGACTCTGGCTGGAAGCGCCGCCTTCCGACAAGGTGAGACTACTATTTCCACTCGCACCACTATTTCCACTCGCTCCGTCATAGTGACACCTTTTGTGACCACCCAAGGCCTGTCCCGTAGGAAAAGTCTTGTGACAGATAGAGCACTCGTGGGTCCTACCACTTGTAGGGGCGGCACCgccagcagcagcagcagcagttgTAGTCGAGGCGGTGGTAGTGGACGTGGCAGGATTGTTGTCAGCAGCGGCAGCGGCAGCATCGGAAGTCGAAGACGCTGACGACTTCCGATGACTGGCTTTATGTCCACCTAAAGCCTGATAAGAAGCAAAAGCCTTATTACAAACACTGCACTTGTAAGAAAGCTTCAAAGCCGGGGGCTGCGGCGGGAGCTGAGAGGCGACGGAGGCGGGAGCAGGAGCATCGCGGTTATCTTGTTTGGGAGGAGGGCCGCCGTGGCCGCGAGCGAGCATGATGAGGCAGAGAGCAAGATACTCTTCTTCAGAGGGGGTGTTGTGGTTGTCGACGTCGTCGTCGTCGAAACGAGGTCGTCTAGAGCGCTTTCTTTTCATCCAAGGCTCGTGAAAGCGGGAATGATTATTATTCTCCATGTCTTCGAAAGAGAAAGGAGGAGCGGTGCTGGGTGATTTCAGAGCTTCCAAGGCCATGattgtttgattgttttctTAGTGTGAGACTAAGAAGGATTTAGTTTGAAGAAGCGAGAGAAGAAGTGTGTATGATTCTGTGTGTGTATTGAGAAATTGAGAGAATATGGAAAATGTTGAAGATGGGAAGAGAAGAGGCAGGGTAGTGGggtttatatataaaaagtggGGAGGTTTGGTGAGAGAAGGAAGTGAAGTCGGTCAACTAAGGAGGTTTGTTTAGGAAGGTGTGGAGTGGGAGTGGAGGGAGGGAGAGGCGGTGGACTgagcttgcttttttttttttttaaataaagtttttagACGACTTCTTCCAAGTCAAAAACTGTCTTGAACAAAAAGCCAATTAGCACAATATCTCTATTTTACTTAACTCTCAaggttttgtgtgtgtgtgtgtgtgtatatatatatatatatatattttttttttagtaaatttagACCCGgccattttttttggttggtcttTAGGTCGTATTGAGCAcgcttctctctttttttttttttttttaatcttttacaaCCGGATTTTAGCACAATTTTATCCCCACTAATTTTTGACCACGGTGGTCAAAGGCGAGACTGGTCAAAGGTTAGTTTTTGATaagtactattttttttttttttttgtccccaTACTGTGGTGGTGGTGGGAGAGTGGAACTCTATTCCAAACGTTTTGATAGAGAAAGTAGTGCTTTACTTTATAAAGACAATAAATGACGATAAAATCGGGATGTTTAAACTGATCTTTAATTTTGTTAGAGATAGTGTTTTATTAGGTTGTTCCTAAAAGGTTAATTTTATGGGATGCAAACATATTTACTTTGTTAGAGAAAATATTGGCTTACTAAATTGTctccaaaaagttaaaaaataaaagaaacactcaaaatatatataaatatttgttctGAAAGCACATACCTTGTACATGGACACATTGGCATATTATTAGCATCTTTATCATGTGATGGTAAAGTTTTATCTCTTTCTGGCAGAAGATGAATactgataattattttttttttaagatcaaTCTTTATCATGTAACAAAGATTAAACAATGAGCTCGGTGAAAACACAAAAACTTGCACGCCCATTGGAACATGTAGGGGTGAGAACCAATGAGCAACAATGGAATTATACCTTTACCataacataattatataatataaaatagcatcaaatatttaattagtgaGAGTTTAATTAAATTACCCACGTATAGAAACCCCACCTTTGGCTCTAATTCATTGCATGATCATCAGCAGCCGGTTTTGGATGAGGATAAGAGGTCAAGTCCAACTACCCCTTTTATTAGGTACACATTAATCTCTTCCTCAATTAACCATGCTTCTAGCTAActtatttcttttcatttatctatttttattttttgaagatttcgTTGCATAATTTTTGCATGGCCATAATCTAAAATTTTGATTGCAATAATAATTGAATGAGTATTATATCTCATAATGATCATCTTCATCATacgcttgatttttttttctttaattaaaattaatgatgatGGTTTTATTGATTGTATATTCTTAACCTATCTTTCAATTTAATGgttctt
This genomic interval carries:
- the LOC107426833 gene encoding zinc finger protein ZAT10, whose translation is MALEALKSPSTAPPFSFEDMENNNHSRFHEPWMKRKRSRRPRFDDDDVDNHNTPSEEEYLALCLIMLARGHGGPPPKQDNRDAPAPASVASQLPPQPPALKLSYKCSVCNKAFASYQALGGHKASHRKSSASSTSDAAAAAADNNPATSTTTASTTTAAAAAGGAAPTSGRTHECSICHKTFPTGQALGGHKRCHYDGASGNSGASGNSSLTLSEGGASSQSLSQSHRGFDLNLPAFPEFLDVGRRIQLPGDQEAESPLPLKKPRLLNYLQD